In Phaeobacter porticola, one DNA window encodes the following:
- a CDS encoding ArsR/SmtB family transcription factor, with protein sequence MDIDKTLSALNNPVRRQILAWLKDRSNFPPALPEHADLSGVCVGYIQERANLSQSTISTYMRLLKDAGLVTSERHGQWTFYRRNEDAIKAALKILAEEL encoded by the coding sequence ATGGATATTGATAAAACTCTGTCGGCTCTCAACAACCCGGTTCGTCGCCAGATTTTGGCATGGCTCAAGGATCGCTCCAATTTCCCACCAGCCCTGCCGGAACACGCTGACCTGAGCGGGGTCTGCGTCGGCTATATTCAGGAGAGGGCAAACCTCTCACAATCAACAATCTCGACCTACATGCGCCTGCTCAAAGACGCTGGGCTTGTTACATCAGAACGGCATGGGCAATGGACCTTTTACAGACGTAACGAAGACGCGATCAAAGCAGCCCTGAAAATACTGGCGGAGGAACTGTAG